attaaaatttataaaatacacataatgataattacaataatatatttgaCCCGGCCGAAAATAAGACCATAGtaaaaattaatagataataaaaattaaaaataatttttagaaaaaatagaatagaatacagaaattaaaaagataaaaacaaattaaaaaatttctgAACATAGATCCACAActgtgtaaaaataaaatatatatttatatagtcgAATAAAAGATAcatgatataaaataatgtaagagtatgaaaaaataaatcgtaaggaaacatttagttaattataatgACAATGAAACtgaataaataataacaataaataaaatgatgatTCATACTAATATAgaacaaaacattttaaaatcaaaacaaatatcaaacaGAAATCAAAGGTATTAttctaattatttaaattattttcaaattaacaTCCCGCCCGACTCTAGTTCATGATATTATTAACTTGTAGAGTTTGTAGGGTTTTGagttctaatttttatatatatagagattcTGAGGCGCAAGGGATCCGAGGGACAAACACAAAAACTTGTTCAAGACTGAAACAATGACGAAGATCTCCGATCTTCCAATAAATTTGGTAGAGGAGATTCTCTATAGGGTCCCTGTTAAAAATATGAGAGAAGTTCGATTAACTTGCAAAGACTGGGACACTTTATCCCAAAGCCAAAGCTTTTCAAAGATGCATAGCGCAGTAAGAAGGGAAGTTGAGTCTATGATGATCGTACTGATGGATTTCAATCTATATCTCACCAAGGTTGTTCTCTCGGACAATGAAGATCCAACCATAGAGTATAAAGGTAAACttaacaaacaaatcaaaatatctCAAGCTTTCCACTGTGATGGTTTATTGCTATGTGTCTTGGAAGATGATGATACCAAAGCTATTGTTTGGAATCCCTATTGGGGTCAAACAAGATCGATAGAATTTAGATTTTCTCACCGCCGAAGGGTGGGCCCCCGAAAGGTGGGATGTGACAGGTTCAAATATGCTCTAGGATACGAGGACAAAGGCTCTTGTCGTGGTTACAAATTCTTGAGGTTTATAGAATACTACGTTGACTATGAGACCAGAAAAGAGTTTGACTGGTATGAGATTTACGATTTCGACTCTAGTACATGGAAGACTCTTGATGTCACTCCAAACTCGCGTATATTATGTCATCAGGAGAAGGGTGGCGTGTCTCTCAAAGGAAACACTTACTGGCCTGCTTTACAAAGTTACCCAGAAAATTACTCGATTGATCACATGATCTGTTTCGATTTTGCAAGTGAGAGTTTTGGTCCCCTTCTGCGTCTCCCTTTTAGCGCTGGGCATGGTGACTATGTTACTTTATCATGTGTTAGAGAAGAGAAGCTTGCGGCTTTACTTACTCACGACGAAGGAGGTCCATTGGAGTTTGACATATGGATTAGTACTAAGATTGAGGCCGAGAAGGTGTTGTGGAGCAAGTTCTTGAGAGTGGTAACGGAAACGGGATTTTTCGCTCTGGTGAATTCTCGTGGTTACTTTATTGACGAGGAGAAGAAAGTGGCCATGGGTTTTGCAGAATACGACACCAGAACATTTAACATCGTTGGAGAGGCTGGATATTTAAAAGAGCTGGAACTCGTAGAAGGTTTACGCGGTAACATAGTGTATGGTAGGGCAATAGCGTACTCTTATGTTCCAAGCCTAGTGCAAATTAAGCAACCTGATGCAGGAGGTAAATGGAAACACCAAAGCGACTTAGAAAAGCAACGATTTGATCAAAAAATGTCTGGacttgttgcagttaaaaatcGTATCAAGTTTTGGTAATCTGCAGGAGGAAGGCAAAAGGAGAATAAACGAAATGATGTTTCTTTCAactatgtatttttaattaagatGTCGTTTTGGTGTTGGTTTTCCCTACTTTTTCTTTATATGTTATCATTTTTTCTGGATTTTGATGAGTTCAAttattgtttcttttctttttaacactGAGAATTTTGCATTCATTGAGGGGAGTCAAGCTTCCCCAAAGTAGCATCAAGTTGGTCAAAGACCATAAAACATGCGAAAGAAGTGAAATGCAGAAAC
The Raphanus sativus cultivar WK10039 chromosome 1, ASM80110v3, whole genome shotgun sequence DNA segment above includes these coding regions:
- the LOC108856447 gene encoding F-box protein At2g38590-like, whose translation is MTKISDLPINLVEEILYRVPVKNMREVRLTCKDWDTLSQSQSFSKMHSAVRREVESMMIVLMDFNLYLTKVVLSDNEDPTIEYKGKLNKQIKISQAFHCDGLLLCVLEDDDTKAIVWNPYWGQTRSIEFRFSHRRRVGPRKVGCDRFKYALGYEDKGSCRGYKFLRFIEYYVDYETRKEFDWYEIYDFDSSTWKTLDVTPNSRILCHQEKGGVSLKGNTYWPALQSYPENYSIDHMICFDFASESFGPLLRLPFSAGHGDYVTLSCVREEKLAALLTHDEGGPLEFDIWISTKIEAEKVLWSKFLRVVTETGFFALVNSRGYFIDEEKKVAMGFAEYDTRTFNIVGEAGYLKELELVEGLRGNIVYGRAIAYSYVPSLVQIKQPDAGGKWKHQSDLEKQRFDQKMSGLVAVKNRIKFW